One window of the Shewanella litorisediminis genome contains the following:
- a CDS encoding TRAP transporter large permease produces MALLLFLIICLVLMLGYPVALTLGGVSFLFALVASFFGAFDMGLFGLLPNRIFGIMNNQILMAVPLFVFMGVVLEKSRIAEQLLTTMGELLGRFRGGLIFSVFFVGVLLAASTGIVGATVVTMGLMSLPTLLKRGYSPAFSAGAICATGTLGQIIPPSIALVLLGDVLSNAYQQAQLKMGIFNPKSVSVGDLFAGALIPGLLLVSLYMLYTLFRLWRSPADFGSVTEQEVEPASLAKVISALLPPLLLIFLVLGSILAGIATPTEAASVGAAGALVIALLKRQLSVLALKEVMQSTVKITSMVFLILIGASVFSLVFRGLGGEELIHHLFANMPGGVVGAMLLVMTVIFVLGFILDFIEITFVVVPLVAPILLAMGLDPVWLGIMIALNLQTSFLTPPFGFALFYLRGVSGDTVSSGQIYRGVIPFVILQLLMLILLGIWPALATWLPSVLYG; encoded by the coding sequence ATGGCGCTGCTGCTGTTTCTGATCATTTGTCTGGTCTTGATGTTGGGCTACCCGGTGGCACTGACACTCGGTGGCGTGTCTTTCTTGTTTGCCTTGGTCGCCAGCTTTTTCGGCGCCTTCGATATGGGGCTGTTTGGCCTGCTGCCCAATCGCATTTTCGGCATTATGAATAATCAAATTCTGATGGCGGTGCCGCTGTTTGTGTTTATGGGCGTCGTGCTCGAAAAGTCGCGGATTGCCGAGCAGTTACTCACCACCATGGGGGAACTCTTGGGGCGCTTTCGTGGCGGCCTGATTTTCAGTGTGTTTTTTGTTGGGGTCTTGCTCGCGGCGAGTACCGGCATTGTCGGCGCCACCGTGGTTACCATGGGGTTGATGTCGCTGCCAACCCTGCTTAAACGCGGTTACAGTCCGGCGTTCAGCGCCGGAGCCATCTGCGCCACCGGCACTCTGGGGCAAATTATTCCTCCGTCCATCGCGCTGGTGCTGCTGGGGGATGTGTTGTCAAACGCTTACCAGCAGGCGCAGTTAAAGATGGGCATTTTTAATCCCAAGTCTGTGTCTGTGGGGGATCTCTTTGCCGGTGCCCTCATTCCCGGTTTGCTGCTGGTGAGCCTGTATATGCTCTACACCCTGTTTCGCTTATGGCGCTCACCGGCAGATTTTGGCAGTGTCACCGAGCAGGAGGTGGAGCCTGCGTCACTGGCCAAGGTGATTTCAGCTTTGCTGCCGCCGCTACTGCTTATTTTTCTGGTACTGGGTTCCATTCTTGCCGGTATCGCGACCCCAACAGAGGCGGCGTCAGTGGGGGCGGCAGGTGCGCTGGTGATTGCGCTCCTCAAGCGGCAGCTGAGCGTCTTGGCTCTGAAGGAAGTGATGCAAAGCACGGTTAAAATCACCTCCATGGTGTTTTTGATCCTGATTGGTGCCTCTGTGTTTTCGCTGGTTTTCAGGGGACTTGGCGGGGAAGAGCTTATTCATCATCTGTTTGCCAACATGCCCGGTGGTGTGGTGGGTGCCATGTTGCTGGTGATGACGGTTATCTTTGTGCTCGGTTTTATCCTGGATTTTATCGAGATCACCTTTGTGGTGGTGCCTCTGGTTGCGCCAATCTTGCTTGCCATGGGGCTCGACCCTGTGTGGCTTGGGATTATGATAGCCCTCAATCTGCAAACCTCGTTTTTGACACCGCCCTTTGGTTTTGCCCTCTTCTATTTAAGGGGTGTCAGTGGCGACACTGTCTCGAGCGGACAGATTTATCGTGGGGTGATCCCGTTTGTCATCCTGCAATTACTGATGTTGATATTGCTTGGCATTTGGCCGGCACTTGCCACCTGGCTGCCGTCGGTTTTGTATGGCTAA
- a CDS encoding ATP-dependent zinc protease, which produces MVAASLPVIGWREWGVLPEIGYERVKIKIDTGAKTSCLHAFKIKPFYRNKVKWVEIWLHPDQKSSRTVRCEFPVHDRRLVTDSGGHTQLRYVIKTCLVLGPHRFELELTLSRRDNMRFRMLLGRRALDGHFLVDPSASYLTGVD; this is translated from the coding sequence ATGGTCGCAGCTTCACTTCCGGTCATCGGCTGGCGTGAATGGGGCGTACTTCCGGAGATTGGCTATGAAAGAGTCAAAATCAAGATAGATACCGGCGCAAAAACCTCTTGTCTGCACGCCTTTAAAATCAAGCCTTTTTACCGTAACAAGGTTAAGTGGGTTGAAATCTGGCTACATCCGGATCAGAAGTCCTCCCGCACGGTACGTTGTGAGTTTCCGGTCCATGACAGACGTCTGGTCACTGACTCAGGTGGCCATACACAATTGAGATACGTGATCAAAACTTGCCTGGTATTGGGTCCACATCGGTTTGAACTGGAGTTGACGCTGAGCCGCCGCGACAACATGCGTTTTCGAATGTTACTCGGGAGAAGAGCCCTCGATGGACATTTTCTGGTTGATCCGTCGGCTTCCTATTTAACAGGAGTAGACTGA
- the luxS gene encoding S-ribosylhomocysteine lyase: MPLLDSFTVDHTRMNAPAVRVAKTMSTPKGDTITVFDLRFCAPNKDILSERGIHTLEHLFAGFMRDHLNGDDVEIIDISPMGCRTGFYMSLIGEPAEKRVADAWLAAMEDVLNVADQKAIPELNEYQCGTFEMHSLSQAQDIAKAVIGAGISVNRNDELTLSDEILHKL, translated from the coding sequence ATGCCATTATTGGACAGTTTTACCGTTGATCATACCCGCATGAACGCCCCGGCCGTGCGCGTGGCCAAGACCATGAGCACCCCAAAAGGTGACACCATCACAGTGTTTGACCTGCGTTTTTGTGCCCCCAACAAAGATATTCTCAGCGAGCGTGGTATCCATACTCTGGAACACCTGTTTGCCGGTTTTATGCGTGATCATCTCAATGGTGACGACGTCGAAATTATTGATATCTCTCCCATGGGCTGTCGCACCGGTTTTTACATGAGCCTGATTGGCGAACCGGCTGAAAAACGCGTTGCAGATGCCTGGCTTGCGGCCATGGAAGACGTGTTGAATGTGGCCGATCAAAAGGCGATTCCTGAGCTGAATGAATACCAGTGCGGGACCTTTGAGATGCACTCATTGTCACAGGCGCAGGACATTGCCAAAGCAGTGATTGGTGCCGGGATCAGTGTGAACCGCAACGACGAACTCACATTGTCTGACGAAATTTTGCACAAACTCTGA
- a CDS encoding glycine cleavage system protein R, whose protein sequence is MKIQFIATVVGPLGPDVLKSLAAVSREQGAEWLSSKLIMLDGQFAAMMKVSIEDDKEAALRDCLAREFPTLGFVYAPVAAVEGPVQQIELELDCNDRPGLTRDVNDVLANLGVCVSRMESHRVQVTSLGRTLFNASLSVALPPEMDIATLTSALEAVEPNARVHYRESALAAHRV, encoded by the coding sequence ATGAAAATTCAGTTTATTGCCACCGTCGTGGGGCCACTCGGTCCGGACGTGCTCAAATCCCTGGCAGCGGTCAGCCGCGAGCAGGGCGCTGAGTGGCTTTCAAGCAAACTCATTATGCTGGACGGCCAATTTGCGGCCATGATGAAAGTCAGCATCGAAGACGATAAAGAGGCCGCCCTGAGGGATTGTCTGGCCCGTGAATTTCCCACCCTTGGGTTTGTGTATGCGCCGGTTGCCGCGGTGGAAGGGCCCGTGCAGCAGATTGAGTTGGAACTTGACTGTAACGACAGACCCGGATTGACCCGGGATGTGAATGACGTTCTGGCCAATCTTGGCGTCTGTGTGTCGCGTATGGAAAGCCATCGGGTGCAGGTCACGAGCCTTGGGCGCACTCTGTTTAACGCCAGCTTATCTGTTGCCCTACCGCCTGAGATGGACATTGCGACACTGACCTCGGCGCTGGAAGCGGTGGAGCCTAACGCCAGGGTCCATTATCGGGAATCGGCCTTGGCGGCACACAGGGTTTGA
- a CDS encoding BolA family protein, translating to MSVADIISAKLNDAFAPTHLEVINESYMHNVPKGSETHFKVVIASDSFEGQRLIGRHRAVNAALSEELANGVHALSMFTYTPTEWQDMDAVPASPKCRG from the coding sequence ATGTCTGTTGCCGATATTATTTCTGCAAAGCTGAATGATGCCTTTGCGCCCACGCATCTTGAAGTGATAAACGAAAGCTATATGCACAATGTGCCCAAGGGTTCAGAAACCCATTTCAAGGTGGTCATCGCCAGTGATAGCTTCGAGGGACAGCGTCTGATTGGCCGTCACCGTGCCGTGAATGCGGCACTTTCCGAAGAGCTTGCCAACGGGGTTCACGCCCTGTCGATGTTCACTTATACGCCCACAGAGTGGCAGGACATGGATGCTGTACCAGCGTCGCCCAAATGTCGGGGCTGA
- a CDS encoding methyltransferase, whose translation MTTRFSAFLSGNPCELDLHRFPTTSDPNLQAWDAADEHLLKYLEESNADLANKILVINDSFGALTCALAAVKPDADIVFAADGRTAHLGCKANLAANGLANTNVDYQDCTDIGRNAQGRQILMKLPKNLNFLADTLSQLSQTLKAGDVILLGAKAKHINQSLLALIAKAVGPATASLTWKKTRVITIVADGSPRPAPKPSMWDVPEHGLQVTNLSNVFAASKLDIGARLMMEHLPQGQFTSVIDLGCGNGALGLKAAQSYPDARLYLADESAMAVESARRNWALNGLDTSRAEFIWDDCLSHLLSEVQADLVLCNPPFHQGEAITDHIAWQMFNDARRVLKPGGLLHIVGNRHLGYHIKLKRLFGNCKTIASNGKFVILQAVK comes from the coding sequence ATGACGACCCGATTTTCAGCATTCCTTTCCGGTAACCCGTGTGAGCTGGACCTGCACAGGTTTCCAACCACCAGCGATCCCAACCTGCAAGCATGGGATGCCGCCGACGAACACCTGCTGAAATACCTGGAAGAGTCCAACGCCGATTTGGCAAACAAAATTCTGGTGATTAATGACAGCTTTGGTGCCCTTACCTGCGCCCTTGCCGCCGTTAAACCCGATGCGGACATCGTCTTTGCTGCCGATGGCCGCACCGCGCATTTGGGCTGTAAGGCAAACCTGGCTGCCAATGGGCTCGCAAACACCAACGTCGATTATCAGGACTGCACCGACATTGGCCGCAACGCCCAAGGAAGGCAAATCCTGATGAAGCTGCCCAAGAATCTAAACTTCCTGGCCGATACCTTAAGCCAGCTGAGCCAGACCCTGAAGGCTGGGGATGTGATTCTGTTGGGAGCAAAAGCCAAGCACATCAATCAGTCGCTGCTGGCCCTGATTGCCAAAGCTGTGGGCCCGGCAACCGCCAGCCTCACCTGGAAGAAGACCCGCGTCATCACCATAGTTGCCGATGGCAGCCCACGTCCCGCCCCAAAACCCAGTATGTGGGATGTGCCTGAGCACGGATTACAAGTAACCAATTTGAGTAACGTGTTCGCGGCCAGCAAACTGGACATTGGCGCCCGCTTGATGATGGAACACCTGCCGCAGGGGCAGTTTACCTCGGTTATCGACCTTGGCTGCGGCAATGGCGCGCTGGGGCTGAAGGCGGCCCAGAGCTACCCGGATGCCAGGCTCTATCTGGCGGATGAGTCGGCCATGGCGGTGGAAAGCGCACGCCGGAACTGGGCACTCAATGGCCTGGATACAAGCCGCGCCGAATTTATCTGGGATGATTGTTTAAGCCACCTGCTCAGTGAGGTTCAAGCGGATTTGGTGCTCTGCAATCCACCGTTTCATCAGGGTGAGGCCATTACCGACCATATCGCCTGGCAGATGTTCAACGATGCCAGGCGAGTGCTGAAGCCCGGCGGCTTACTGCATATCGTGGGCAACCGCCACCTTGGCTATCACATCAAACTCAAGCGCTTGTTTGGCAATTGCAAAACCATCGCCAGCAACGGCAAATTTGTGATTTTGCAAGCCGTTAAATAG
- a CDS encoding sterol desaturase family protein — MNLDKLIAHPELLLIVLAPIFFLCMALEFVVANVRKRLPENARYSKAELLCNLSLAGMHQAADLLCGFLIAKLYLYFFGWRLFDIEMNGLNFVLLLLAQDFCYYWFHRCSHRCRWMWAAHVAHHSSENMNFSTAFRQSLMYPLAGMWIFWIPLVVIGFDPAWVVFAVLASLGFQFFVHTQLVDKLGPLEWVFNTPSHHRVHHGSNPQYIDKNYAGVLIIWDRLFGTFVKEEETVRYGITKPVNSMNPLTVTFSEWHDMFRDAMAPGLSLSERWRQLFAPPSGATDPCDIDEVKPRADGV, encoded by the coding sequence ATGAACCTCGACAAGCTAATCGCCCACCCGGAGCTGCTGCTGATAGTGTTGGCGCCGATTTTTTTTCTGTGTATGGCATTGGAGTTTGTGGTCGCCAACGTGCGTAAACGCCTGCCGGAAAATGCCAGGTACAGCAAGGCAGAGCTCTTGTGCAACCTCAGCCTGGCGGGAATGCACCAGGCTGCCGATCTGCTCTGCGGATTTCTGATTGCCAAACTTTACCTGTATTTCTTCGGCTGGCGGCTCTTTGATATTGAAATGAATGGGCTGAATTTTGTGTTGCTGCTGCTGGCACAGGATTTTTGCTATTACTGGTTCCACCGTTGCAGCCACCGCTGCCGCTGGATGTGGGCTGCACATGTGGCCCATCACAGCTCAGAAAACATGAACTTTTCCACCGCATTCAGACAAAGCCTGATGTATCCGCTGGCGGGAATGTGGATATTCTGGATCCCCCTGGTCGTGATAGGTTTCGACCCCGCCTGGGTGGTGTTTGCGGTGCTGGCGAGCCTTGGATTTCAGTTTTTTGTGCACACCCAGCTGGTGGACAAGCTCGGGCCACTGGAGTGGGTATTCAATACCCCGAGTCACCACCGGGTACATCACGGCTCAAACCCCCAATACATAGATAAAAACTACGCCGGTGTGCTCATCATTTGGGACAGGCTGTTTGGCACCTTCGTAAAAGAAGAGGAAACCGTGCGCTACGGTATCACCAAACCAGTTAACAGCATGAACCCGCTTACTGTCACCTTCAGCGAATGGCATGATATGTTCAGGGATGCGATGGCGCCCGGGCTCAGCCTGAGTGAACGTTGGCGTCAGCTTTTTGCGCCACCTTCCGGTGCCACCGACCCCTGTGACATTGACGAGGTTAAGCCAAGGGCTGACGGGGTTTGA
- a CDS encoding alpha-ketoglutarate-dependent dioxygenase AlkB family protein, giving the protein MTNQLELTLAGAKGAKSEPPVSHVPAFLSPRQQALLMAEAADYPFESPEIKVYGKWHPIPRQQVWFADEGCAYRYSSLLISPKPWPHYLMRLKQALEGHCGTGFNGCLVNHYRGGEDAMGFHADDEPELVEDALIAIVCLGATRPLLMRRRLDGLRCRVLLQSGDLLLMHPPMQSTWEHAIPRSQKKLPPRISFTFRNLKPYFHGR; this is encoded by the coding sequence GTGACCAATCAGCTTGAACTCACATTGGCGGGTGCAAAGGGGGCAAAGTCAGAGCCGCCTGTCAGCCATGTACCGGCCTTTCTGAGCCCCCGTCAACAGGCGCTGCTGATGGCAGAGGCCGCCGATTATCCCTTCGAGTCGCCAGAGATTAAAGTCTATGGCAAGTGGCACCCCATACCCCGGCAGCAGGTGTGGTTTGCCGATGAAGGCTGCGCCTACCGCTACTCTTCTTTACTTATTTCTCCCAAACCCTGGCCCCATTACTTGATGCGGCTCAAGCAGGCGCTTGAGGGGCATTGTGGCACTGGCTTTAACGGTTGCCTCGTTAATCATTATCGCGGCGGAGAAGATGCCATGGGATTTCATGCCGACGATGAGCCAGAGCTTGTGGAAGACGCCCTCATTGCCATCGTCTGCCTGGGCGCTACCCGCCCCTTGCTGATGCGCCGTCGTCTGGATGGTCTGCGTTGCCGGGTGCTCTTACAAAGTGGCGACCTGTTGCTGATGCATCCCCCCATGCAGTCTACCTGGGAGCACGCCATTCCCCGCAGCCAAAAAAAACTGCCTCCACGGATAAGCTTCACCTTCAGAAACCTTAAGCCTTATTTTCACGGCCGCTGA
- a CDS encoding DUF2804 domain-containing protein: MTNSATFKTLGIQDCLMAAGRPRFGHFDGPVASLGLDSFILTNEMDKPASRLQRHFGYKQFEFIAVNTPNYLIGIALADIRYLGSGFCYVYDKSKNRVYEKHWIRPPGSFTLGPSPVSASSSMAGVSINRRDGLWSVALDLVLDGLPLKAELQLEALPLSLPMALCSPTGYSGWTYTQKHNALNVKGSLYINHEPQPLGRALAGYDFSAGYMRRETSWRWTSINAHVGGSILGLNIAAGVNETGSSENVLWLDGVRKHLGSVHFEFDRSQAERGRWHLWSERDELELDFRPLASRSERLNLMLLKSNFRQYQGQFSGWVRDVDGRKVSLDGVLGLTEDHFAKW, translated from the coding sequence ATGACCAATTCAGCCACATTCAAAACCTTGGGGATCCAGGATTGCCTGATGGCCGCAGGGCGCCCGCGCTTTGGTCACTTCGATGGCCCGGTGGCGTCTTTGGGGCTGGATAGCTTTATCCTGACCAACGAGATGGATAAGCCTGCCTCCCGCTTACAACGTCATTTTGGTTATAAACAGTTCGAGTTTATCGCCGTCAACACCCCCAATTACCTGATAGGCATCGCCCTGGCTGATATCCGCTATCTCGGCAGCGGCTTTTGCTACGTCTACGATAAAAGCAAAAACCGTGTGTATGAGAAGCACTGGATAAGGCCACCGGGCAGCTTTACCCTTGGCCCTTCGCCGGTGTCGGCTTCCAGCTCCATGGCTGGGGTCAGCATAAACCGTCGGGATGGACTCTGGTCGGTGGCGCTGGATTTGGTGCTGGACGGCCTGCCACTCAAGGCCGAGTTGCAGCTTGAGGCATTGCCGCTTTCGCTGCCAATGGCACTTTGCAGCCCCACTGGCTACAGCGGCTGGACTTACACCCAAAAGCACAATGCCTTGAATGTGAAAGGCAGCCTTTACATCAACCATGAGCCTCAACCTCTTGGGCGGGCTTTGGCGGGGTACGATTTCTCCGCAGGCTACATGCGACGGGAAACCAGCTGGCGCTGGACCTCCATCAACGCCCATGTCGGGGGCAGCATTCTGGGGCTAAATATTGCCGCCGGGGTAAATGAAACCGGCAGCAGCGAAAACGTGCTTTGGCTCGATGGGGTGCGTAAACACTTGGGGTCTGTGCATTTCGAGTTTGACCGCAGTCAGGCAGAGCGTGGTCGCTGGCATTTGTGGTCTGAGCGGGACGAGCTTGAACTCGATTTCAGACCATTGGCCAGCCGCTCTGAGCGGCTTAACCTGATGCTGCTGAAAAGTAACTTCCGCCAGTATCAGGGGCAATTTTCTGGATGGGTGAGGGACGTGGACGGCCGTAAAGTCAGCCTGGATGGCGTGCTCGGTCTCACCGAAGATCATTTTGCCAAGTGGTAA
- the grxB gene encoding glutaredoxin 2 codes for MKLFVFEHCPYCVRAMMAAGYKGIALEKVILQNDDVDSRIRMVGANMVPILQKDDGSYMAESLDIVAYLDAVGGEALLKPAEHEQHIAAWLDKAAYYSSRLLHPRNVRLGLPEYGSEAAVRWYTEKKSALIGMSFDEAFAASAEYMAALEPLFGELDFMLLPSERNNQLGYDDILLFPVLRNLTAVKGLNYGEHIRRYVDEVAELTGVALFDGIAI; via the coding sequence ATGAAGCTGTTTGTGTTTGAACATTGTCCCTATTGTGTTCGCGCCATGATGGCAGCGGGCTATAAGGGCATTGCGCTGGAAAAAGTCATACTGCAAAACGATGATGTGGACAGCCGCATTCGTATGGTCGGTGCCAATATGGTGCCCATTCTGCAAAAAGATGACGGCAGTTATATGGCAGAGAGTCTGGATATTGTTGCCTATCTCGATGCGGTGGGTGGTGAAGCTTTGCTGAAACCTGCGGAGCATGAGCAGCATATCGCCGCCTGGTTGGATAAGGCCGCTTACTACAGCAGTCGATTGCTGCATCCACGCAATGTGCGGCTCGGTTTACCCGAATATGGCTCTGAAGCCGCCGTCCGCTGGTACACCGAAAAGAAAAGTGCCCTGATAGGCATGAGCTTCGACGAGGCCTTTGCCGCGTCGGCAGAGTACATGGCTGCACTGGAGCCATTGTTTGGCGAACTGGATTTTATGCTGCTGCCAAGCGAGCGTAATAACCAGTTGGGATACGACGATATCCTGCTTTTCCCCGTGCTGAGAAACCTCACCGCAGTGAAAGGGCTTAACTATGGTGAGCACATCCGTCGCTATGTAGATGAAGTGGCAGAGCTCACTGGCGTCGCTCTGTTTGACGGTATAGCGATATAG
- the rimK gene encoding 30S ribosomal protein S6--L-glutamate ligase, producing MRIAILSRNKNLYSTTRLVEASQQRGHEVMVIDPLTCYMNINMKSPSIHAKGQVLPRFDAVIPRIGASITFYGTAVLRQFEMMGVQPLNESVAITRSRDKLRSLQLLSRKNIGLPVTGFASKPADVPDLLQMVGGAPCVIKLLEGTQGIGVVLAETRKAAESVIEAFMGLKANIMVQEYIAEAGGADIRCFVIGDKVIAAMKRQAIAGEFRSNLHRGGTATLVKLTPEERSTAVRAAKTTGLNVAGVDILRSLHGPLVMEVNSSPGLKGIEEATGIDVASKIIGFIEAHQTHHNTKTRGTG from the coding sequence ATGCGAATTGCCATTCTATCCCGTAACAAAAATCTTTATTCCACCACCCGCTTGGTGGAAGCGAGCCAACAAAGAGGCCATGAGGTCATGGTCATCGATCCGTTGACCTGCTACATGAACATCAATATGAAATCACCCAGCATACACGCAAAGGGACAAGTACTGCCGCGATTCGATGCTGTGATCCCACGCATTGGCGCTTCAATTACCTTCTACGGCACCGCAGTACTGCGTCAATTTGAAATGATGGGAGTACAGCCCCTGAACGAGTCGGTAGCCATCACCCGTTCCCGAGACAAACTGCGTTCGCTGCAACTCCTGTCACGCAAAAACATCGGTTTGCCGGTAACAGGCTTTGCAAGCAAGCCGGCGGATGTCCCGGATTTACTGCAGATGGTAGGTGGAGCCCCCTGCGTCATTAAATTACTGGAGGGCACTCAGGGCATAGGCGTGGTGCTGGCCGAAACCCGCAAGGCAGCGGAAAGCGTGATCGAAGCCTTTATGGGGCTAAAGGCCAACATCATGGTGCAGGAATATATAGCCGAAGCCGGTGGAGCAGACATAAGGTGCTTCGTGATTGGGGATAAGGTTATCGCTGCCATGAAACGCCAGGCCATTGCCGGAGAATTTCGCTCAAATCTGCATCGGGGTGGCACAGCCACCCTGGTCAAGTTGACGCCGGAGGAACGTTCCACCGCAGTGCGTGCGGCAAAAACCACAGGGCTGAATGTGGCCGGGGTCGACATACTGCGCTCACTGCATGGCCCTCTGGTGATGGAGGTGAATTCTTCACCCGGCCTCAAGGGCATTGAGGAAGCGACCGGCATAGACGTAGCCAGCAAAATAATCGGCTTTATCGAAGCTCATCAAACCCACCACAATACCAAAACCCGAGGCACGGGCTGA
- a CDS encoding TRAP transporter substrate-binding protein: MLPGCNGDKQAVEAAQPSTAKTIEWKLATSWPKNFPGLGTAPEHFAVMVDEMSAGRLKIKVYGAGELMPALEVFDAVSQGSVQMAHSASYYWKGKAPAAQFFTSIPFGLNAQEMNGWLTYGGGQELWEEVYAPFGILPMPGGNSGVQMGGWFNKEINSIEDLKGLKMRLPGLGGEVLKRLEGVPVTLPGRELYTAMQTGAIDATEWVGPYNDLAFGLHKVARYYYYPGWHEPGTTLEFMINKEAFEKLPRDLQAIVKIAAKATNQDMLDEYTARNVGALDSLVNEHGVVLKQFPEEVMTQLRKVSAEVITEQSSQDPLMKKVNDAYRKYEAGVRKYHLISEDAYRRLRE, from the coding sequence ATGCTGCCCGGCTGCAATGGCGATAAACAGGCTGTTGAAGCGGCGCAGCCATCCACCGCCAAGACCATAGAGTGGAAGCTGGCAACCTCCTGGCCCAAGAACTTTCCCGGGCTTGGTACAGCGCCGGAGCACTTTGCCGTGATGGTGGATGAAATGTCCGCAGGGCGTCTCAAAATCAAGGTGTATGGGGCAGGGGAGTTGATGCCGGCACTGGAAGTGTTTGATGCGGTCAGCCAGGGCTCGGTGCAGATGGCCCACAGCGCCTCCTATTATTGGAAAGGCAAGGCGCCTGCGGCGCAGTTTTTCACTTCCATTCCCTTCGGGCTCAATGCCCAGGAAATGAATGGCTGGCTCACCTATGGGGGTGGTCAGGAGCTTTGGGAAGAAGTGTATGCCCCTTTCGGTATTCTCCCTATGCCGGGCGGTAACAGCGGCGTGCAGATGGGCGGGTGGTTTAACAAGGAAATCAACAGTATTGAAGACCTCAAAGGGCTTAAGATGCGTTTGCCGGGCCTCGGGGGTGAAGTGCTCAAGCGCCTGGAAGGGGTGCCCGTAACCCTGCCGGGGCGAGAGCTCTATACCGCTATGCAAACCGGTGCCATCGACGCCACCGAATGGGTAGGACCTTACAACGATTTGGCCTTTGGTCTGCACAAGGTGGCCAGGTACTACTATTATCCGGGCTGGCATGAGCCGGGTACCACCCTTGAGTTTATGATTAACAAAGAAGCCTTTGAAAAGCTTCCCAGGGATCTGCAGGCGATAGTGAAGATAGCAGCCAAGGCGACCAATCAGGATATGCTGGATGAATACACGGCACGTAACGTAGGTGCGCTGGATTCTCTGGTGAATGAGCATGGTGTTGTGCTAAAGCAGTTTCCCGAAGAAGTCATGACTCAGCTCAGAAAGGTGTCAGCCGAGGTGATTACCGAGCAATCGAGCCAGGATCCCTTGATGAAAAAAGTGAATGATGCCTACCGTAAATACGAAGCAGGGGTGAGAAAGTACCATCTGATTTCTGAGGACGCGTACCGCCGATTACGCGAATGA
- a CDS encoding TRAP transporter small permease subunit, with protein MGKLIGFLDGITEAVGRLVGWFTLGMVLMTLAVVVLRYAFATGATALQETALYLHGAVFTLAAGFTLKRDAHVRVDVFYRQCSERTRHWIDFVGTLLFLFPLSLAIGIYCFDYVINAWRIGESSAEAGGLPWVYLQKSLLLGLCASLILQGLCDLYRHGKALFGREAC; from the coding sequence ATGGGAAAACTGATTGGATTTTTGGATGGGATAACCGAGGCCGTCGGCAGGCTGGTGGGTTGGTTTACCCTTGGCATGGTGCTGATGACCCTTGCGGTGGTGGTGCTCCGTTATGCCTTTGCAACCGGTGCCACTGCGCTACAGGAAACCGCGCTTTATCTCCATGGTGCCGTGTTTACTCTGGCCGCGGGTTTTACCCTCAAACGGGATGCCCATGTGCGGGTTGACGTGTTTTATCGTCAGTGCAGCGAGCGCACCCGCCATTGGATTGATTTTGTCGGTACTCTATTGTTTTTATTCCCCTTATCTCTCGCTATCGGTATCTACTGCTTTGACTATGTGATCAATGCCTGGCGGATCGGTGAAAGCTCGGCCGAGGCCGGTGGCCTGCCCTGGGTATACCTGCAAAAGTCCCTGCTGCTGGGGCTGTGCGCCAGCTTGATATTGCAGGGGCTGTGCGACCTTTACCGTCATGGCAAGGCGCTCTTTGGCAGGGAGGCTTGCTGA